One genomic window of Thioclava sp. GXIMD4216 includes the following:
- a CDS encoding glycosyltransferase family 2 protein has product MAEPNWFRYLKWRRRVAKARREVLSRKGQGRPHGLAGRLIVSLTSYPPRFGSLEITLRSILTQSVAPDEVILWLEPGHEEQLPPAIRALPGLSIRSHEFLRSYMKIIPTLLAYPEATIVTFDDDVYYPRDWLERLVEAAKASPRQIMVHRAHRFTVRDGQPLPYGAWQKNISETESAADVFLTGVHGVLYPPHSLYKDVTRKELFMTLAPMADDVWLYWMARMQGTLIRHVGGRTRIIEWPGSQEVSLKSFNINEETRGNDQAIAGMMGHYGLPEPRS; this is encoded by the coding sequence ATGGCTGAGCCGAACTGGTTTCGCTATCTGAAATGGCGCAGGCGCGTGGCCAAGGCACGGCGCGAGGTTCTGTCTCGCAAGGGGCAGGGCAGGCCGCATGGGCTGGCGGGGCGCCTGATCGTGTCGCTGACCAGCTATCCGCCACGTTTCGGCTCGCTGGAGATCACGCTGCGCTCGATCCTGACGCAGAGCGTTGCTCCTGACGAGGTTATCTTGTGGCTGGAACCCGGCCATGAAGAACAACTGCCGCCTGCTATCCGTGCCTTGCCGGGACTAAGTATCCGCAGCCACGAGTTCCTGCGCTCGTATATGAAGATCATCCCGACGCTTCTGGCCTATCCGGAGGCGACCATCGTGACCTTCGATGACGATGTCTATTACCCTCGCGACTGGCTGGAGCGGCTGGTCGAGGCCGCCAAGGCGTCTCCGCGCCAGATCATGGTGCACCGCGCCCATCGGTTTACGGTTAGGGACGGGCAGCCTCTGCCCTATGGCGCGTGGCAAAAGAATATCTCGGAAACGGAAAGCGCCGCGGATGTGTTTCTGACGGGGGTGCATGGGGTGCTTTACCCGCCCCATAGCCTGTATAAGGATGTGACGCGCAAAGAGCTGTTCATGACGCTCGCGCCGATGGCCGATGATGTCTGGCTTTACTGGATGGCACGGATGCAGGGCACGCTGATCCGGCATGTCGGGGGGCGGACGCGGATCATCGAATGGCCGGGCTCGCAGGAGGTCAGCCTGAAGTCCTTCAATATCAACGAAGAGACGCGGGGCAATGATCAGGCAATCGCGGGCATGATGGGCCATTACGGCCTGCCCGAGCCGCGCAGTTGA
- a CDS encoding peroxiredoxin: MGLRINDIAPDFTAPSTEGEIKFHDYIGDGYVVLFSHPRDFTPVCTTEFGAVAQLADEWAKRNTKVIGVSVDTVEEHVKWKNDIESFSGAKAGFPIIDDTSLTVSKAYDMLPADFYLPEANRTPANTATVRTVYIIGPDKKVRLTMTYPMSVGRNFAEILRALDAVRATDGVPFATPANWVPGQDVIVALSVSDDDAKAKYGDLDIKLPYLRFAKQQN, encoded by the coding sequence ATGGGACTGCGCATCAACGATATCGCCCCCGATTTCACCGCGCCTTCGACCGAAGGCGAGATCAAGTTTCACGATTACATCGGCGATGGCTATGTCGTGCTGTTCTCGCATCCGCGTGACTTCACCCCTGTTTGCACCACCGAATTCGGCGCTGTCGCACAGTTGGCCGATGAATGGGCCAAGCGGAACACCAAGGTTATCGGTGTGTCGGTGGACACGGTCGAAGAGCATGTGAAATGGAAAAACGACATCGAGTCCTTCTCGGGCGCGAAAGCCGGTTTCCCGATCATCGACGACACCTCGCTAACCGTGTCGAAAGCCTATGACATGCTGCCCGCAGATTTCTATCTGCCCGAAGCCAACCGCACCCCCGCCAATACCGCGACCGTGCGTACCGTCTATATCATCGGGCCGGACAAGAAGGTCCGCCTGACGATGACCTACCCGATGTCGGTGGGCCGCAACTTCGCCGAGATCCTGCGCGCGCTGGATGCCGTTCGGGCAACCGATGGCGTGCCGTTTGCCACCCCCGCAAACTGGGTGCCGGGGCAGGACGTGATCGTGGCGCTTTCGGTGTCGGATGACGATGCCAAAGCGAAATACGGCGATCTGGATATCAAGCTGCCTTATCTGCGTTTCGCAAAACAGCAGAACTGA
- a CDS encoding aldehyde dehydrogenase family protein, whose translation MIEKRQFYINGEWVAPLAPRDHDVIDPSTEEACAIISLGTSADVDVAVKAAKDALPAWRATPPAERIAYVERLLEVYKARQQEMAEAISLEMGAPIDLAFAAQAGAGISHITNCLTAAKSFEWLHPLGDGTPGAMIGYQPIGVVGLITPWNWPMNQVTLKVAPALVAGCTMVLKPSEEAPLSSMLFAEFVHEAGIPAGVFNLVNGDGMGVGTALSGHVDIEMISFTGSTRAGRAISKNAAETLKRVALELGGKGANLVFADADDAAVERGVKHMFNNSGQSCNAPSRMLVERAIYPQALEIAKKVAEETKVGNPREHGKHIGPVINKSQYDKIQGLIEKGIAEGATLLAGGPGLPEGVNRGYYVRPTVFADCTPDMSIMNEEIFGPVLSIMPFDTEEEAVKVANDTEYGLTNYAQTQDPERLRRMAMQLQAGMIELNGQSRGAGSPFGGIKASGRAREGGRWGIEEFCDVIAISGYAAE comes from the coding sequence ATGATCGAGAAACGTCAGTTTTACATCAATGGTGAATGGGTTGCGCCGCTGGCCCCGCGCGACCACGACGTCATTGATCCGTCCACCGAAGAAGCCTGCGCCATTATCAGCCTTGGCACCAGTGCCGATGTCGATGTCGCCGTCAAGGCCGCCAAGGACGCGCTGCCTGCATGGCGCGCGACGCCCCCCGCCGAGCGTATCGCCTATGTCGAGCGTCTGCTCGAGGTCTATAAGGCCCGCCAGCAGGAGATGGCCGAGGCGATCAGCCTTGAAATGGGCGCGCCGATCGATCTGGCCTTCGCCGCGCAGGCCGGAGCCGGTATCAGCCATATCACCAACTGCCTGACGGCGGCGAAATCCTTCGAGTGGCTGCACCCGCTGGGCGATGGCACGCCGGGCGCGATGATCGGCTATCAGCCGATTGGCGTTGTGGGTCTGATCACCCCGTGGAACTGGCCGATGAATCAGGTCACGCTGAAGGTGGCTCCGGCGCTTGTGGCGGGCTGCACCATGGTGCTGAAGCCTTCGGAAGAGGCGCCGCTCAGCTCGATGCTCTTCGCCGAATTCGTGCATGAGGCAGGCATCCCCGCAGGCGTGTTCAACCTTGTGAACGGCGATGGCATGGGCGTGGGCACCGCGCTTTCGGGCCATGTGGATATCGAGATGATCTCCTTTACCGGTTCCACCCGCGCAGGCCGTGCGATCTCGAAAAATGCCGCCGAGACGCTGAAGCGCGTCGCGCTTGAGCTGGGTGGCAAGGGCGCGAACCTTGTGTTTGCCGATGCCGATGATGCGGCTGTGGAACGTGGCGTGAAGCATATGTTCAACAACTCCGGCCAAAGCTGCAATGCGCCCTCCCGTATGCTGGTCGAGCGCGCGATCTATCCGCAAGCGCTGGAAATCGCGAAGAAAGTGGCCGAGGAAACCAAGGTCGGCAATCCGCGCGAGCATGGCAAACATATCGGTCCGGTGATCAACAAGTCGCAATACGACAAGATCCAGGGGTTGATCGAGAAGGGCATTGCCGAGGGCGCGACCCTTCTGGCCGGTGGTCCGGGTCTGCCCGAGGGTGTGAACCGTGGCTATTACGTCCGCCCGACGGTCTTTGCCGATTGTACGCCGGATATGAGCATCATGAACGAAGAGATCTTCGGACCGGTGCTGTCGATCATGCCCTTCGATACGGAAGAAGAGGCTGTGAAAGTGGCCAATGACACCGAATACGGGCTGACCAACTATGCGCAGACCCAAGACCCTGAGCGTCTGCGCCGCATGGCCATGCAGCTTCAGGCGGGCATGATCGAGCTGAACGGTCAATCGCGCGGGGCGGGTTCGCCCTTCGGCGGGATCAAGGCCTCGGGTCGTGCGCGCGAAGGCGGGCGCTGGGGCATCGAAGAGTTCTGCGATGTGATCGCGATCTCGGGCTATGCTGCCGAATAA
- a CDS encoding aminotransferase class I/II-fold pyridoxal phosphate-dependent enzyme, giving the protein MPRDAQIAPNCYDAEPIPEAARAEIDRLLTTGDLFRYTSEGSPVARLEEAFAAHMGVRYAVAVSSCSQALFLAMKALDLPLGARVLVPAFTFAAVPSAIIHAGGVPVLVEVGEDFRIDLEDFAAKIASADAVLISHMRGHTSDMDAIMEQAEAHGLPVIEDAAHSLGTRWHNRKIGTIGRIGCFSFQSYKLLNAGEGGVMITDDPDLAARAIIMSGAYEHNWKKHSGLMTRCEAWQNKLPLYNCRMQNLSAAILLPQIGEITRRARDGLRNHDHVAARLGESRWLKVPPALPPETRAPDSLQFLLAGEWSDDEARAFQAEAKARGVSVSVFGLSTDNARAFWNWQFLGELPELPKTRAMLMRACDIRLPARLTQPDLEFISEALLEAVAQVKPA; this is encoded by the coding sequence ATGCCACGCGATGCACAGATCGCCCCCAACTGCTATGACGCCGAGCCGATCCCCGAAGCCGCCCGCGCCGAGATCGACCGCCTGCTGACCACGGGAGACCTGTTCCGCTATACCTCCGAAGGTTCGCCTGTCGCGCGGCTCGAAGAGGCCTTCGCCGCCCATATGGGGGTCCGCTATGCGGTGGCTGTGTCCAGCTGTTCGCAGGCGCTGTTTCTGGCGATGAAGGCGCTGGATCTGCCTTTGGGCGCGCGGGTTCTGGTGCCGGCCTTTACCTTTGCCGCCGTGCCCTCGGCTATCATTCATGCGGGCGGCGTGCCGGTTCTGGTCGAGGTGGGCGAGGATTTCCGCATCGACCTTGAGGATTTCGCCGCCAAGATCGCCAGCGCCGATGCCGTGCTGATCAGCCATATGCGGGGCCATACCTCGGATATGGATGCCATCATGGAACAGGCCGAGGCGCATGGCCTGCCGGTGATCGAGGATGCCGCCCATAGTCTTGGCACCCGCTGGCACAACCGCAAGATCGGCACGATCGGGCGCATCGGCTGTTTCTCCTTCCAAAGCTACAAGCTTCTGAACGCGGGTGAAGGCGGGGTGATGATCACCGATGACCCCGATCTGGCCGCACGCGCCATCATCATGTCAGGCGCCTATGAGCATAACTGGAAAAAGCACTCGGGCCTGATGACGCGCTGCGAGGCGTGGCAGAACAAACTGCCGCTCTATAACTGCCGGATGCAGAACCTGTCGGCGGCGATCCTGCTGCCGCAGATCGGCGAGATCACCCGCCGCGCGCGCGATGGGCTGCGCAACCATGACCATGTGGCCGCCCGTCTGGGGGAAAGCCGCTGGCTGAAGGTGCCGCCTGCCCTGCCGCCTGAAACCCGCGCACCGGATTCGCTGCAATTCCTGCTGGCTGGGGAATGGAGCGACGACGAGGCCCGCGCCTTTCAGGCCGAGGCAAAAGCACGGGGGGTGTCGGTTTCGGTCTTCGGGCTATCGACCGATAATGCCCGCGCCTTCTGGAACTGGCAGTTTTTGGGCGAGCTGCCCGAGCTGCCCAAGACCCGCGCCATGCTGATGCGCGCCTGTGACATCCGCCTGCCGGCGCGGCTGACGCAGCCCGATCTGGAGTTCATCTCGGAGGCTCTGCTAGAGGCCGTCGCCCAAGTCAAACCCGCCTGA
- a CDS encoding FAD-binding oxidoreductase, protein MNLLFANDTTGEHAPSYYAATAFSDKRRPKLRGAEKADVAIIGGGFTGLSAALHLAERGYSVRLVEAHRVGFGASGRNGGQVGSGQRLEQDDLEAAYGREMAHRLWEFGQEAKGLVKCLIAAHDIPVTFHEGIVHACLHKHEVRHSHHMAEKLSRDYGYDLVEPLTKSELQEILPSDRYKGGDIDRGAGHLHPLNFAQGIALAAEKAGAVLYEESHVQSVETGPEVTITTDDGVLRAEYLVLACNGYLGDLKPKVAARVMPINNFIVATEPLGARASEVLREHVAVADTKFVVNYWRLSEDNRLLFGGGESYGYRFPDIVKTVRKPMLEVYPGLKDIRIDYAWGGTLAITMNRMPAFIRPAGDNILSASGFSGHGVAMGVLAGRIMAEAISGQAEKFDIFASLNVPKFPGGAMLRSPLLAAAMTWYAMRDRLGL, encoded by the coding sequence ATGAACCTGCTTTTTGCCAATGATACCACGGGCGAACATGCGCCCAGCTATTACGCCGCCACCGCTTTTTCCGACAAACGCCGCCCCAAGCTGCGCGGTGCGGAAAAAGCGGATGTCGCGATCATCGGTGGCGGGTTCACGGGGCTGTCGGCGGCCCTGCATCTGGCCGAACGCGGCTATTCGGTGCGCCTTGTCGAGGCGCATCGGGTGGGCTTCGGAGCCTCGGGGCGCAATGGCGGGCAGGTCGGCTCCGGTCAGCGGCTGGAACAGGACGATCTCGAGGCCGCCTATGGCCGCGAGATGGCGCATCGGCTGTGGGAATTCGGTCAGGAAGCCAAAGGCTTGGTCAAATGCCTGATTGCCGCGCATGATATTCCGGTGACCTTCCACGAGGGCATCGTGCATGCCTGCCTGCACAAGCACGAGGTCCGCCATTCCCACCATATGGCCGAGAAACTCTCCCGCGATTACGGCTATGATCTGGTCGAACCGCTGACCAAGAGCGAGTTGCAGGAAATCCTGCCCTCCGACCGCTATAAAGGCGGCGATATCGACCGCGGTGCCGGACATCTACATCCGTTGAACTTTGCCCAAGGGATTGCCCTTGCCGCCGAAAAGGCGGGGGCGGTGCTTTACGAGGAAAGCCATGTTCAATCGGTGGAAACGGGGCCAGAGGTCACCATCACCACCGATGACGGCGTGCTGCGGGCGGAGTATCTGGTGCTGGCCTGCAACGGCTATCTGGGCGATCTCAAGCCCAAGGTCGCGGCCCGCGTCATGCCGATCAACAATTTCATCGTCGCGACCGAGCCATTGGGCGCGCGGGCTTCGGAGGTGCTGCGCGAGCATGTCGCCGTGGCCGATACGAAATTCGTGGTCAATTACTGGCGGCTTTCGGAAGATAACCGGCTGCTGTTCGGGGGCGGCGAAAGCTATGGCTACCGTTTTCCCGACATCGTGAAAACCGTGCGCAAACCGATGCTTGAGGTCTATCCCGGCCTCAAGGATATCCGGATCGACTATGCGTGGGGCGGGACTTTGGCAATTACCATGAACCGCATGCCCGCCTTCATCCGCCCTGCAGGCGATAACATCCTGTCGGCCTCGGGGTTTTCGGGGCATGGGGTCGCAATGGGGGTGCTGGCGGGGCGGATCATGGCCGAAGCGATCAGCGGTCAGGCCGAGAAATTCGACATCTTCGCATCCCTGAATGTTCCGAAATTCCCCGGTGGCGCGATGCTGCGCAGTCCGCTTCTGGCAGCCGCGATGACATGGTATGCGATGCGCGACCGGCTGGGCCTGTAA
- a CDS encoding glutamine synthetase family protein: MSDWIKKCPQAAQDYLEGRRLDEVECIVPDIAGVARGKAMPASKFAHQKHFYLPNSIFLQTITGEWTDNPSGAFTEPDMILEPDFSTATAAPWTADWTLQVIHDVKDQAGNLVPIAPRNVLKRVVDLYKAEGWTPIVAPEMEFFLVARNTDPNQPIIPPMGRTGRRAAAKQAYSMSAVDEYGKVIDDIYDFAEMQGFEIDGILQEGGAGQIEINLAHGDPIELADQIFFFKRMIREAALRHDCFATFMAKPIEGEPGSAMHIHQSVIDTNGNNIFSDEKGNETETFLHCIGGLQRHLPAVIGLLAPYVNSYRRYIPDFAAPINLEWGRDNRTTGLRVPISSPAARRIENRLAGMDCNPYLGLAATLACAYLGMKEKQLPRPEYLGDAYSGTDELPANLGDALDLLAGHDPIRDVLGEEFCIVYEAVKRNEYKEFLQVISPWEREHLLLNV, encoded by the coding sequence ATGAGCGACTGGATCAAGAAATGCCCGCAGGCCGCGCAGGACTATCTGGAAGGCCGGCGGCTGGACGAGGTCGAATGTATCGTCCCCGACATCGCGGGGGTTGCGCGCGGCAAGGCGATGCCTGCCTCGAAATTCGCGCATCAGAAACATTTCTACCTGCCGAACTCGATCTTCCTGCAAACCATCACCGGCGAGTGGACGGATAACCCCTCGGGGGCCTTTACCGAACCGGATATGATCCTGGAACCCGACTTCTCGACCGCCACGGCCGCGCCCTGGACCGCCGACTGGACGCTGCAGGTGATCCATGACGTGAAGGATCAGGCCGGTAATCTGGTGCCCATCGCGCCGCGCAATGTGCTCAAACGGGTGGTCGATCTGTATAAGGCCGAAGGCTGGACGCCGATTGTCGCGCCCGAGATGGAATTCTTCCTTGTGGCGCGCAATACTGACCCCAACCAGCCGATCATCCCGCCGATGGGCCGCACGGGGCGGCGCGCTGCGGCCAAACAGGCCTATTCGATGTCGGCGGTGGATGAATATGGCAAGGTGATCGACGATATCTATGACTTTGCCGAGATGCAGGGGTTCGAGATTGACGGCATCCTGCAGGAAGGCGGCGCGGGCCAGATCGAGATCAACCTCGCCCATGGCGACCCGATCGAGCTGGCCGACCAGATCTTCTTCTTCAAACGGATGATCCGCGAGGCGGCGCTGCGTCACGACTGTTTCGCCACCTTCATGGCCAAGCCCATCGAGGGCGAGCCGGGGTCGGCCATGCATATCCACCAGTCGGTGATCGACACCAATGGCAACAACATCTTCTCGGACGAGAAGGGCAACGAGACGGAAACCTTCCTGCATTGCATCGGCGGGCTGCAACGCCACCTGCCTGCGGTCATCGGGTTGCTGGCGCCCTATGTGAACAGCTACCGCCGCTACATTCCGGATTTCGCCGCCCCCATCAACCTTGAATGGGGCCGCGACAACCGCACCACGGGCCTGCGCGTACCGATCTCCAGCCCCGCTGCACGGCGGATCGAGAACCGGCTGGCAGGGATGGATTGCAACCCCTATCTGGGGCTCGCGGCGACGCTGGCCTGCGCCTATCTGGGCATGAAGGAAAAACAGCTGCCCCGCCCCGAATATCTGGGGGACGCCTATTCCGGCACCGACGAGCTGCCTGCCAACCTCGGCGATGCGCTGGATCTTCTGGCCGGTCACGACCCGATCCGCGATGTGCTGGGCGAAGAGTTCTGCATTGTCTACGAGGCCGTCAAACGCAATGAATACAAAGAGTTCCTTCAGGTCATCAGCCCGTGGGAACGCGAACACCTGCTGCTGAACGTCTGA
- a CDS encoding type 1 glutamine amidotransferase codes for MNGFYMLIGILKLGPMAEPLREKHGQYSDMFQRLFSRYDFTYRIYDVDEKGELPARPDECDGWILSGSKYGAYEDHAFIPPLEAFIRKVAASGVPMAGICFGHQIIAQALGGKVEKFAGGWAVGAQHYLIDGTPVTLNAWHQDQVTQMPEGFDCVGSNDFCRYAAMVKGNQIFTIQPHPEFDDALIGDMLATRRDGPIPNALIDAAETKLDESKNSSAIADRIAQMFLAAEKRKTA; via the coding sequence ATGAATGGTTTCTACATGCTGATCGGCATTCTCAAGCTCGGGCCTATGGCCGAGCCGCTTCGCGAAAAACATGGCCAGTATTCTGACATGTTCCAGCGCCTCTTCTCCCGCTACGATTTCACCTATCGCATCTATGATGTGGACGAAAAAGGCGAACTGCCCGCCCGTCCCGATGAATGCGATGGCTGGATTCTCAGCGGCTCGAAATACGGTGCCTATGAAGACCACGCCTTTATCCCGCCGCTCGAAGCGTTCATCCGCAAGGTCGCGGCCTCGGGCGTGCCGATGGCGGGGATCTGCTTCGGGCACCAGATCATCGCACAGGCACTGGGAGGCAAGGTCGAGAAATTTGCAGGCGGCTGGGCCGTGGGCGCACAGCATTACCTGATCGACGGCACCCCCGTCACGCTGAACGCATGGCATCAGGATCAGGTGACGCAGATGCCGGAAGGCTTCGACTGTGTGGGCAGCAATGACTTCTGCCGCTATGCCGCAATGGTCAAGGGCAACCAGATTTTCACCATCCAGCCGCATCCCGAATTCGACGATGCGCTGATCGGCGATATGCTGGCCACCCGCCGCGACGGACCGATCCCGAATGCGCTGATTGACGCCGCCGAAACAAAACTGGACGAAAGCAAGAATTCGTCGGCCATCGCCGACCGCATCGCACAGATGTTCCTTGCCGCAGAAAAAAGGAAAACCGCATGA
- the arfB gene encoding alternative ribosome rescue aminoacyl-tRNA hydrolase ArfB, whose translation MLRITDTISIADWEITESFTRSQGPGGQNVNKVSTAVELRFEAERSPHLPAMVKARLKTLAGRRWTQDGAVLIRCEETRSQARNRELARERLAELVLAATHRPKRRIATKPTKGSQRRRLKAKTIRGEVKALRGKVGGDE comes from the coding sequence ATGTTGAGAATCACCGATACGATTTCGATTGCCGACTGGGAGATCACCGAAAGCTTCACCCGTTCCCAAGGGCCGGGCGGGCAGAATGTGAACAAGGTCTCGACGGCGGTCGAATTGCGCTTCGAGGCGGAGCGCTCGCCGCACCTGCCCGCGATGGTGAAGGCGCGGCTGAAAACGCTTGCAGGGCGGCGCTGGACACAGGACGGGGCGGTGCTGATCCGCTGCGAGGAAACCCGCTCGCAGGCGCGCAACCGCGAATTGGCGCGCGAACGGCTGGCCGAGCTGGTGCTGGCGGCCACCCATCGTCCGAAGCGCCGCATCGCAACCAAGCCCACCAAGGGCAGTCAGCGGCGGCGGCTGAAGGCCAAAACGATCCGTGGCGAGGTGAAGGCCCTACGAGGAAAGGTGGGTGGCGATGAGTGA
- a CDS encoding NUDIX domain-containing protein: MIRRLMDVLGSLLGRRPAALQVAALCTRGRGEKTEVLLITSRGTGRWVTPKGWPMRGRSLSGAAAQEAWEEAGARGRITERAVGHFTYDKGLDSGLDIAVEVAVFHLSQAELSPDFPEAGERERRWFAPEAAAQAVAEEGLSDIILSLTSIKR, translated from the coding sequence ATGATCCGCCGCCTGATGGATGTGCTGGGTAGCCTTCTGGGCCGTCGCCCTGCCGCCTTGCAGGTGGCGGCGCTGTGCACGCGCGGGCGCGGCGAAAAAACCGAAGTCCTGTTGATTACCTCGCGCGGGACGGGGCGCTGGGTGACCCCGAAAGGGTGGCCGATGCGTGGCCGGTCGCTTTCGGGGGCGGCGGCACAGGAGGCATGGGAAGAGGCAGGGGCCCGCGGGCGCATCACCGAGCGGGCGGTTGGCCATTTCACCTATGACAAGGGGCTGGATAGCGGGCTGGATATTGCTGTGGAGGTGGCCGTGTTCCATCTGTCGCAGGCAGAACTGTCGCCGGATTTCCCCGAAGCCGGAGAGCGCGAACGGCGCTGGTTTGCACCGGAAGCAGCGGCACAGGCCGTTGCCGAAGAGGGGCTGTCTGACATAATTCTGTCATTGACCAGTATCAAACGTTGA
- a CDS encoding inorganic phosphate transporter, which translates to MSLNEQDGKGVNQWKTLDRDLKRLGRLEHGAQHVSRSLVAPGIALAFIGLAGLVAALLMGAGPGQGVVVVGAAIGAYMALNIGANDVANNMGPAVGSKALPMLGALVIAAVFETSGALLAGGDVVKTVATGIVDPLALQDPTKYIWVMMAASLAAALWLNLATWIGAPVSTTHSIVGGVVGAGAMAAGFHAIDWTMIFRIAASWVIAPVLGGVIAAAFLAVIRRQMLDVEERIQAARRWVPVWNGIMAGAFGAYILYKGLKHVFPIPLNVSCLLGVGFGVACWLISIPLIRRQSEGLENRKKSVKTLFSFPLIAAAALLSFAHGANDVANAVGPLAAIVHTVEVGSISSSVGLPLWVLLVGAMGISFGLLLFGPRLIKLVGSEITKLNTVRAFCVALSAAITVIVASWLGLPVSSTHIAVGGIFGVGFYREFHAQRRAARPGALQKGKPVPPEERKRRLLVRRAHILQVAAAWVVTVPFSAVLAIGIYLLLTLVA; encoded by the coding sequence ATGTCTTTGAACGAACAAGACGGCAAGGGTGTAAACCAGTGGAAGACGCTTGACCGCGATTTGAAGCGGCTCGGGCGTCTTGAGCATGGCGCACAGCATGTGTCGCGCAGTCTGGTTGCACCGGGAATTGCGCTGGCCTTTATCGGTCTGGCGGGGCTTGTAGCCGCGCTGCTGATGGGGGCCGGGCCGGGGCAGGGGGTTGTGGTCGTCGGGGCCGCGATCGGTGCTTATATGGCGCTGAATATCGGGGCCAATGACGTTGCCAACAACATGGGGCCGGCGGTCGGTTCCAAAGCATTGCCGATGCTGGGCGCGCTGGTGATTGCCGCCGTGTTCGAGACCAGCGGGGCGCTTCTGGCGGGCGGCGATGTGGTGAAAACCGTGGCCACAGGCATTGTGGACCCGCTCGCGCTGCAAGATCCCACAAAATATATCTGGGTGATGATGGCCGCGTCGCTGGCAGCGGCGCTGTGGCTGAACCTTGCGACATGGATCGGGGCTCCGGTCTCGACCACCCACTCGATCGTGGGCGGTGTCGTCGGGGCAGGGGCGATGGCGGCAGGGTTCCATGCGATCGACTGGACGATGATCTTCCGGATCGCGGCCAGCTGGGTGATTGCGCCTGTGCTGGGCGGGGTGATTGCGGCGGCCTTTCTTGCGGTGATCCGCCGCCAGATGCTGGATGTCGAAGAGCGCATTCAGGCCGCGCGGCGCTGGGTGCCGGTCTGGAACGGGATCATGGCGGGCGCTTTCGGGGCCTATATCCTGTATAAGGGCCTCAAGCATGTGTTTCCGATCCCGCTCAACGTCTCCTGCTTGCTGGGGGTCGGGTTTGGCGTGGCCTGCTGGCTGATCTCGATCCCGCTGATCCGGCGCCAGTCCGAAGGGCTGGAAAACCGCAAGAAGTCGGTCAAGACGCTGTTCTCCTTCCCGCTGATCGCGGCGGCGGCGCTGCTGTCCTTTGCGCATGGGGCCAATGATGTGGCCAATGCGGTCGGGCCGCTGGCGGCCATCGTGCATACCGTCGAGGTGGGGTCTATCTCGTCTTCGGTCGGTCTGCCGCTCTGGGTTCTGCTGGTGGGCGCAATGGGGATCTCCTTCGGTCTGCTGCTGTTCGGGCCGCGCCTGATCAAGCTGGTCGGCTCCGAGATCACCAAGCTCAACACGGTCAGGGCCTTCTGTGTGGCGCTGTCGGCGGCGATCACCGTCATCGTTGCAAGCTGGCTTGGGCTGCCGGTCAGCTCGACCCATATCGCTGTCGGCGGGATCTTCGGCGTGGGCTTTTACCGTGAGTTCCACGCTCAGCGTCGGGCCGCCCGTCCCGGTGCGCTGCAAAAGGGCAAGCCTGTGCCGCCCGAAGAACGCAAGCGCCGCCTTCTGGTGCGCCGCGCGCATATCCTGCAGGTGGCCGCAGCTTGGGTGGTGACCGTGCCCTTCTCGGCGGTCCTTGCCATCGGCATCTATCTGCTGCTGACGCTGGTCGCCTGA
- a CDS encoding 6,7-dimethyl-8-ribityllumazine synthase — protein MTPTRYAFVKAQWHADIVDQALKGFYELIPADQVDVFDAPGAFELPLAAKKLAQTGRYAAIACAAFVVDGGIYRHDFVAQTVVDGLMRTGLETGVPVLSVSLTPHHYQETDHHNRIYKDHFVQKGREAAQAALGVTTLHDQLAALAKA, from the coding sequence ATGACACCCACCCGTTATGCTTTCGTCAAAGCGCAGTGGCATGCCGATATTGTCGATCAGGCGCTGAAAGGATTTTACGAACTGATCCCTGCCGATCAGGTTGACGTGTTCGATGCGCCGGGGGCGTTCGAACTGCCCTTGGCCGCCAAGAAACTGGCCCAAACGGGGCGCTATGCCGCCATCGCCTGTGCGGCCTTCGTGGTGGATGGCGGGATCTACCGTCATGATTTCGTGGCCCAGACCGTGGTCGACGGCCTGATGCGCACCGGCCTTGAAACCGGTGTTCCGGTCCTGTCGGTCTCGCTGACCCCGCATCACTATCAGGAAACCGACCACCACAACCGGATCTACAAAGACCATTTCGTGCAGAAAGGCCGCGAGGCGGCGCAGGCCGCCCTGGGTGTCACGACGCTGCATGACCAGCTTGCGGCGCTTGCAAAAGCCTGA